In one window of Candidatus Thermoplasmatota archaeon DNA:
- the galU gene encoding UTP--glucose-1-phosphate uridylyltransferase GalU — MRTMKVVIPAAGMGIRFLPATKAQPKEMLPVVDKPAIQYVVEEAVASGMTDIIIITGRGKRAIEDHFDKSYELEHKLRESGNSEALAEVQRIASMADIFYIRQKEQLGLGHAILCAKKHIGNEPFAVMLGDDIVVSDKPCIGQLVDVFDDVKASVVGVEQVPKSKIQRYGVIKGRRVKDDIYKVDDLVEKPSPEEAPSDLAIIGRYVFQPDIFSSLEKIGPGKGGEYQLTDAMRLVCRKSGLYGLKFKGRRFDIGSKADWIRATVALSMERKDLADELKSAPEFAIRKH; from the coding sequence ATTCGGACGATGAAGGTCGTCATACCGGCTGCGGGCATGGGGATCAGGTTCCTGCCCGCTACGAAAGCCCAGCCCAAGGAGATGCTGCCCGTGGTCGACAAGCCCGCGATTCAGTATGTGGTCGAGGAGGCGGTCGCGTCGGGGATGACGGACATCATCATCATCACGGGCAGAGGGAAGAGAGCGATTGAGGACCACTTCGACAAATCCTACGAGCTCGAGCACAAGCTTAGGGAATCGGGCAACTCGGAGGCTCTCGCGGAGGTCCAGAGGATCGCCTCCATGGCCGACATATTCTACATCCGACAAAAAGAACAGCTGGGGCTAGGGCACGCAATACTCTGCGCCAAGAAGCACATAGGCAACGAGCCGTTCGCAGTCATGCTCGGCGACGACATCGTCGTCAGCGACAAGCCGTGCATCGGTCAGCTCGTCGACGTGTTCGACGACGTGAAGGCGTCTGTGGTTGGAGTGGAGCAGGTACCGAAGTCCAAGATACAGAGATATGGGGTCATCAAGGGCAGGCGCGTGAAGGATGACATCTACAAGGTCGACGACCTGGTGGAGAAGCCGTCCCCTGAGGAGGCGCCGTCAGACCTTGCCATCATCGGCCGCTATGTGTTCCAACCGGACATATTTTCGTCCCTGGAGAAGATAGGCCCGGGCAAGGGGGGCGAGTACCAGCTCACGGACGCGATGCGATTGGTCTGCCGAAAGAGCGGGCTCTACGGCCTGAAGTTCAAGGGCAGAAGATTTGACATCGGCAGCAAGGCCGATTGGATACGGGCGACCGTTGCGCTCAGCATGGAAAGGAAGGACTTGGCAGATGAACTGAAGTCCGCGCCCGAGTTCGCCATCAGGAAGCATTGA
- a CDS encoding UDP-glucose/GDP-mannose dehydrogenase family protein produces MKICVIGAGYVGLATGVMFGKLGHDVSVADIDQGRVKTVNSGRLPFYEPPLEKELARLVKNGLLKATMETVRAASESKFVFICVQTPSLPSGRIDVRPVKAASRSIAKALRRSDKYKVVVVKSTVVPSTTDSIVKPILEKASGKDFGLCMNPEFLQEGSALRDSMKPSRVVVGSEDKRAGDLLMALFAPIKAPKIRTDLRSAEMIKYASNMFLATKISYSNEIANMCVRFGVDSEGVLKAAGMDPRIGPLFLKPGLGYGGSCLPKDVKALKDKARAEGYSSKLLSTLLAINDLQPIEGVRILEEEIGSLETKRVAVLGLAFKGGVDDIRETRAVPLVTQLLAKGARVVAFDPMAMGSFIRLMPTIEYAESAAECLEGADGCIIQADWPEFRKLGKREFSKMKRAVIVDGRRCLDPQKVERAGARYLGIGYGKARKG; encoded by the coding sequence ATGAAGATATGCGTCATCGGCGCGGGCTATGTCGGCCTCGCGACCGGTGTCATGTTCGGGAAGCTGGGGCACGATGTGTCCGTGGCGGACATCGACCAGGGTAGAGTCAAGACAGTAAATTCAGGGAGACTGCCATTCTATGAACCCCCGCTGGAGAAGGAGCTCGCGAGACTTGTCAAGAACGGCCTTCTCAAGGCGACGATGGAGACTGTCCGGGCAGCCTCAGAGTCCAAGTTCGTGTTCATCTGCGTCCAGACACCGTCGTTGCCGTCCGGCAGGATAGATGTCAGGCCGGTCAAGGCCGCCAGCAGGAGCATAGCGAAGGCCCTGAGACGCTCTGACAAATACAAGGTTGTCGTGGTGAAGAGCACAGTGGTCCCTTCCACCACCGATTCAATCGTGAAACCGATCCTCGAGAAGGCCTCGGGCAAGGATTTCGGGCTCTGCATGAACCCGGAGTTCCTCCAAGAAGGGAGCGCTCTCAGGGACAGCATGAAGCCGTCCAGAGTGGTGGTCGGCTCCGAGGACAAGCGCGCTGGCGACCTTCTGATGGCTCTCTTCGCCCCGATCAAAGCCCCAAAGATAAGAACCGACCTTCGCTCGGCGGAGATGATCAAGTACGCATCCAATATGTTCCTCGCCACCAAGATATCCTATTCAAACGAGATCGCGAACATGTGTGTCAGATTCGGGGTCGACTCCGAGGGCGTGCTGAAGGCTGCTGGCATGGACCCCAGGATCGGGCCCCTGTTCCTCAAGCCAGGCCTCGGCTACGGCGGCAGCTGCTTGCCTAAGGACGTCAAAGCCCTGAAGGATAAGGCACGGGCGGAGGGCTACAGCTCGAAGCTCCTGTCCACCTTGCTGGCGATCAACGACCTGCAGCCGATCGAAGGCGTTCGCATCCTCGAGGAGGAGATAGGGAGCTTGGAGACAAAGAGGGTAGCCGTTCTCGGACTCGCGTTCAAAGGCGGCGTGGACGATATCCGCGAGACCCGGGCGGTGCCGCTCGTGACTCAGTTGCTCGCCAAGGGCGCGCGTGTGGTTGCCTTCGACCCGATGGCGATGGGGAGCTTCATCAGACTAATGCCGACGATAGAGTACGCGGAATCCGCTGCCGAGTGTCTCGAGGGCGCTGACGGATGCATCATCCAGGCAGACTGGCCGGAGTTCAGGAAGCTCGGAAAGAGAGAGTTCTCCAAGATGAAGAGGGCAGTGATCGTTGATGGCAGGAGATGCCTGGATCCTCAGAAGGTCGAGAGGGCGGGCGCGAGGTATCTCGGGATCGGCTACGGCAAGGCCAGGAAAGGATAG
- a CDS encoding glycosyltransferase, whose translation MMISVVLNLLNEKNHIRDLLDSLVTQELPFEIVIVDAGSWDGTVDIVRKYMEGHPEVALYHRPGTRGESTNFGLLKVKGDAIATIGGDCIANPFWLKELRKTLKTHDIAAGKTINIGYHAFEDLERVEFYHRGMDISYPSGNMAWRKKVIDDVVGFDPWFVTAEDIDLNYRAVEKGYTLGYNEDAIVYHRMKESFRKFFKQAFWNGWGRKQLTMKHGRLWSSYKPQRLLETSRSVWAVARLFFAVLGYLVCKFYERSPYMPPTGKRPRRFRLVFPGR comes from the coding sequence ATGATGATAAGCGTCGTCCTCAACCTGCTCAACGAGAAGAACCACATAAGGGACCTTCTGGACAGCCTCGTGACGCAGGAGCTGCCGTTCGAGATAGTCATAGTCGACGCGGGCAGCTGGGATGGCACTGTGGACATCGTCAGGAAGTACATGGAAGGCCACCCCGAGGTCGCCCTGTACCATCGCCCGGGAACAAGGGGCGAGAGCACCAACTTCGGGCTCCTGAAAGTGAAGGGGGACGCGATCGCCACCATCGGCGGAGACTGCATCGCGAACCCATTCTGGCTGAAGGAGCTTAGAAAGACCCTTAAGACGCACGACATCGCCGCTGGCAAGACGATCAACATCGGCTACCACGCCTTCGAGGACCTCGAGCGTGTGGAGTTCTATCACCGTGGCATGGATATCTCGTATCCTAGCGGCAACATGGCCTGGCGCAAGAAAGTCATAGACGATGTCGTAGGGTTCGACCCGTGGTTCGTGACCGCTGAGGACATCGATCTCAATTATAGGGCGGTCGAGAAGGGGTACACCCTCGGCTACAACGAAGACGCAATCGTGTATCACAGGATGAAAGAGAGCTTCCGCAAGTTCTTCAAACAGGCCTTCTGGAACGGCTGGGGCAGGAAGCAGCTCACAATGAAGCACGGCAGGCTGTGGTCGAGCTACAAACCGCAGAGGTTGCTCGAGACATCCAGGTCCGTCTGGGCCGTCGCGAGGCTGTTCTTCGCGGTGCTCGGATACTTGGTGTGCAAATTCTACGAGCGGTCACCGTACATGCCGCCCACAGGCAAGCGGCCGCGGAGATTCAGGCTAGTCTTCCCAGGGAGGTGA
- a CDS encoding glycosyltransferase family 2 protein has product MNEEKSIGLVIGEVKQALGHRPFEILVVDTDSKDRTREIASGTGAVVIDEPRRGYGRAYKTGFEKASGDYIVTLDADMTYPASDIPALLDMLEGKALDFITTNRFARMEEGAMGAKHRFGNWVLSTATRLLFRVKVKDSQSGMWVFRRAILKDLILKSDGMALSEEIKVEAFRKSKAAEVPITYRQRVGEVKLSSWHDGFGNLRYLFKKRF; this is encoded by the coding sequence ATGAACGAGGAGAAGAGCATCGGCCTGGTGATCGGCGAGGTCAAGCAGGCCCTGGGACACAGGCCGTTCGAGATCTTGGTCGTGGACACAGACTCCAAGGACCGTACCAGAGAGATCGCATCCGGGACGGGCGCTGTCGTCATCGATGAGCCTCGGAGGGGTTACGGCCGTGCCTACAAGACGGGTTTCGAGAAAGCCTCGGGCGACTACATCGTCACGCTCGATGCGGACATGACCTATCCGGCATCTGACATCCCAGCACTCCTTGACATGCTCGAGGGCAAGGCCCTCGACTTCATCACGACGAACAGGTTCGCGCGGATGGAGGAGGGCGCGATGGGCGCGAAGCACAGGTTCGGGAACTGGGTCCTGTCGACGGCCACGAGGCTGCTCTTTCGAGTCAAGGTCAAGGACTCCCAGAGCGGCATGTGGGTGTTCAGGCGTGCGATACTGAAGGACCTCATCCTTAAGAGCGATGGGATGGCTCTGTCAGAGGAGATCAAGGTGGAGGCGTTCAGGAAGTCCAAAGCGGCAGAGGTGCCGATCACCTACAGGCAGAGGGTGGGTGAGGTCAAGCTCAGCAGTTGGCATGACGGGTTCGGGAACCTCAGATACTTGTTCAAGAAGCGGTTCTGA
- a CDS encoding uracil-DNA glycosylase, translating to MTCGKIDFRCTRCRLSKSRTQVVPGNGPCDSRIFFIGEAPGKDEDLKGQPFIGRAGKVLNDAIERAGASRDQVFVGNLVKCRPTDNRKPRRDEVEKCSMFLESELRDVSPKVVCALGQTAANYLLNNRDKISDLAGKEIPLTIAGKKVRLFVTFHPAACLYQRKSLKRFEEDIRRCLEAAGVVKTGPKK from the coding sequence ATGACCTGCGGCAAGATTGATTTCAGATGCACCAGATGCCGTCTGTCAAAGAGCAGGACGCAGGTGGTTCCCGGAAACGGTCCATGCGATTCCAGGATATTCTTCATCGGCGAGGCCCCAGGGAAGGACGAGGACCTGAAGGGACAGCCTTTCATCGGTCGCGCAGGGAAGGTTCTCAATGACGCCATCGAGAGAGCTGGCGCCAGTCGTGATCAGGTCTTTGTCGGAAACCTAGTCAAGTGCAGGCCGACAGACAATAGAAAACCCAGGAGGGATGAGGTCGAGAAATGTTCCATGTTCCTCGAATCGGAGTTGAGAGACGTCTCTCCGAAAGTCGTTTGCGCTCTGGGCCAGACGGCAGCAAACTATTTATTGAACAACAGAGATAAAATATCCGACCTGGCAGGAAAGGAGATTCCACTAACCATCGCCGGGAAGAAGGTCCGGCTCTTCGTCACATTCCATCCAGCAGCTTGTCTCTACCAGAGGAAGAGCCTCAAGAGGTTCGAGGAGGACATAAGGAGATGCCTGGAAGCTGCAGGCGTTGTCAAGACGGGACCCAAGAAATGA
- a CDS encoding orotate phosphoribosyltransferase gives MLKQMLKDMKVVQTGEFILASGKKSNYFVNIKRASTNPKVLREIGKAMAPFVDEAKIAGMALGAVPLAVAVALETDRPFVMVRNEPKDHGTKELIVGEVLPGEKFVIVEDVATTGGSTMRVVSALREKGANVSKAIVVVDREEGAKEMLTEHGIELISLFKAKDLA, from the coding sequence ATGCTGAAGCAGATGCTGAAGGACATGAAGGTCGTGCAGACAGGGGAGTTCATACTCGCATCCGGCAAGAAGAGCAACTACTTCGTGAACATCAAGCGCGCGAGCACGAATCCGAAGGTGCTTCGCGAGATAGGCAAGGCGATGGCACCGTTCGTGGACGAGGCGAAGATAGCGGGCATGGCCCTCGGAGCAGTGCCTCTGGCGGTCGCGGTAGCGCTCGAGACCGACAGACCGTTCGTTATGGTGAGGAATGAACCGAAGGACCACGGCACGAAGGAGCTCATCGTGGGAGAGGTCCTGCCCGGAGAGAAGTTCGTAATAGTCGAGGATGTCGCTACCACCGGTGGTTCCACGATGAGAGTCGTGAGCGCGCTCAGGGAGAAGGGCGCCAATGTGTCCAAGGCCATCGTCGTGGTGGACCGCGAAGAGGGCGCCAAGGAGATGCTCACGGAACACGGCATCGAGCTCATCTCACTTTTCAAAGCAAAGGACCTGGCATGA
- a CDS encoding CDP-2,3-bis-(O-geranylgeranyl)-sn-glycerol synthase, which produces MTPIEAALAGVWLMLPALIPNSAAVLFGGGRPMDFGKIWRGNRVLGDGKTWRGFFGGSLAGVVFGIVQIGLADLFGTESSWGFGDWPRSLCVVLSLGFGAMLGDSLGSFVKRRLEIGRGDKAPVLDQYNFVAGAIVLVLIFQSSWFIDHYIEGDGIFGLVLFLAVVPLLHRGVNIIGYKLGKKNVPW; this is translated from the coding sequence ATGACGCCGATCGAGGCGGCATTGGCGGGCGTGTGGCTGATGCTGCCAGCCTTGATACCAAACTCCGCGGCAGTGCTCTTCGGCGGTGGGAGGCCGATGGACTTCGGCAAGATCTGGCGAGGCAATAGGGTCCTCGGAGATGGGAAGACCTGGAGGGGGTTCTTTGGCGGGTCGCTGGCAGGCGTGGTGTTCGGCATAGTCCAGATCGGACTCGCGGACCTGTTTGGGACCGAGAGTTCGTGGGGCTTCGGCGATTGGCCACGGTCTTTGTGCGTGGTGCTGAGCCTCGGCTTCGGTGCGATGCTTGGGGACAGCTTGGGCTCGTTCGTCAAGAGGCGGCTCGAGATCGGCCGGGGAGACAAGGCGCCTGTGCTCGACCAGTACAACTTCGTCGCAGGGGCGATCGTGCTCGTGCTGATCTTCCAGTCCAGCTGGTTCATCGACCACTACATCGAAGGCGACGGGATCTTCGGCCTGGTGCTATTCCTGGCCGTCGTCCCGCTCCTTCACAGAGGCGTGAACATCATAGGTTATAAGTTGGGCAAGAAGAATGTGCCCTGGTAG